Proteins encoded in a region of the Anopheles aquasalis chromosome 2, idAnoAquaMG_Q_19, whole genome shotgun sequence genome:
- the LOC126571640 gene encoding 60S ribosomal protein L13: MVKGNHMISNGHFHKYWQRHIRTWFNQPARKYRRRQNRIKKAKALFPRPAKGPIRPIVHCPSQRYNTKIRPGRGFTLAELKGAGLTKRFAQTIGIAVDPRRQNKSVESRQENIQRLKEYRSKLILFPIHKREKLRKGDATEEECKLAKQLSGPVMPIKNAKPVVTLGKISDGQKKFGAFQAIRQARLHARFYGARAKKAKDAADNENNQPGAEKKGKK; encoded by the exons ATGGTGAAGGGAAATCATATGATTTCAAATGGCCACTTCCATAAGTACTGGCAGCGGCATATTCGCACCTGGTTCAACCAGCCGGCGCGCAAGTACCGCAGAAGGCAGAACCGCATCAAGAAGGCGAAGGCCCTGTTCCCGCGTCCCGCCAAGGGACCGATTCGTCCGATCGTGCACTGCCCCTCGCAGCGCTACAACACCAAGATCCGCCCGGGCCGTGGATTTACTCTGGCTGAGCTGAAG GGTGCCGGTCTGACGAAGCGATTCGCGCAAACCATCGGTATTGCCGTGGATCCGCGCCGTCAGAACAAATCGGTCGAGAGCCGCCAGGAGAACATTCAGCGCCTGAAGGAGTACCGCAGCAAGCTGATCCTGTTCCCGATCCACAAGCGCGAGAAGCTGCGCAAGGGTGACGCCACCGAGGAGGAGTGCAAGCTGGCCAAGCAGCTGAGCGGTCCGGTGATGCCGATCAAGAACGCGAAACCGGTGGTTACGCTCGGCAAGATCTCCGACGGACAGAAGAAGTTCGGAGCCTTCCAGGCCATCCGTCAGGCACGTCTGCACGCGCGCTTCTACGGTGCTCGCGCCAAGAAGGCGAAGGATGCTGCCGACAACGAGAACAACCAGCCGGGAGCGGAGAAGAAGGGCAAGAAGTAA